A single genomic interval of Acidovorax sp. 1608163 harbors:
- a CDS encoding right-handed parallel beta-helix repeat-containing protein: MLPHAPLLPAHTAGPRHHATARALLAWTLTASLVACGGGTQDTVTTANPEPAPSPVQPTTPTPTPVPTPTPTPTPAPTPTPAPAPAPAPAPAPAPAPAPAPAPAPAPAPAPAPAPAPAPAPAPAPAPAPAPAPAPAPAPAPAPAPAPAPAPAPAPAPAPASPVALNVRVQGLGLGGTLKLGHGSATLDATLNQPYTFTPQVAAGAPLDLRVLAQPAGQACAVSGAAPTSVPANGAPVFVRCMYTSAAHLTLPETLPNAALAVSFGLRDIAYPGIAYESRPGVVGGIFPYEYRIKSFTLGGVAQSTTGVSLDWRRGTVRFTPASEGAYVLTLEIKDSGSAQKTLEQSFTIQSAASRFLFVDPNGTDASGRGTLAAPYKTVAYALTNSTPNQAIVLRKGTYLPGNIKVYDNKAKQFLAYPDEVVTLNFNKTTNISVGSDIAPAVRIEGFDITGVTQWGIVSDPSKAGLVIRHVRFLDGEATNNGENPAFIHGWGDSGPAWRHKFLIQDNDFGPYVGNGYATTLFDAGESLIENNQLNLGKVYGGFHDKDNSQYNTYRENYITFSDANRTAMGIQISAQDNSANVHIHHNLIVNAGIHLGVQCFQSTCSMRDHDVHHNTIVKQHIGLNWGPFNPSSAGTRISHNIISNGSLSPYEGLSCQSRPAGLASQLAVAANLLESTHPLAFKDSECTGNDMTWAVWQGTYGFDTAASGSTVGATSVLTGSGPGMGLPAGNAMRTRRGHQYP; encoded by the coding sequence ATGCTGCCCCACGCCCCCCTGTTGCCAGCCCACACTGCAGGCCCCCGCCACCATGCCACCGCCCGGGCCCTGCTTGCCTGGACGCTGACCGCCAGCCTGGTCGCCTGCGGCGGCGGCACACAAGACACCGTGACCACGGCGAACCCGGAACCCGCCCCCTCGCCCGTGCAACCGACAACGCCCACACCGACGCCGGTTCCCACACCCACACCCACACCCACACCCGCGCCTACGCCTACGCCCGCACCGGCCCCAGCCCCAGCCCCAGCCCCAGCCCCAGCCCCAGCCCCAGCCCCAGCCCCAGCCCCAGCCCCAGCCCCGGCTCCAGCCCCGGCTCCAGCTCCAGCCCCAGCCCCAGCCCCAGCCCCAGCCCCAGCCCCAGCCCCAGCCCCGGCTCCAGCCCCGGCTCCAGCTCCAGCTCCAGCTCCAGCTCCAGCTCCAGCTCCAGCTCCAGCTCCAGCTCCAGCTCCAGCTCCAGCCAGCCCGGTCGCCCTGAATGTGCGGGTGCAAGGCCTCGGCCTGGGTGGCACGCTCAAGCTGGGGCACGGCTCGGCCACGCTGGATGCAACACTGAACCAGCCTTACACCTTCACGCCCCAGGTGGCTGCCGGGGCGCCGCTGGACTTGCGTGTGCTGGCACAGCCTGCGGGCCAGGCGTGTGCGGTGTCCGGCGCGGCGCCCACCTCCGTGCCTGCCAATGGCGCGCCGGTGTTTGTGCGCTGCATGTACACCAGCGCTGCGCACCTCACCCTGCCCGAGACATTGCCCAACGCCGCGCTGGCCGTGTCCTTTGGCCTGCGTGACATCGCCTACCCAGGCATTGCGTACGAAAGCCGCCCAGGCGTGGTGGGCGGCATCTTCCCGTACGAGTACCGCATCAAGAGCTTCACCCTCGGCGGCGTAGCGCAAAGCACCACAGGCGTCTCGCTGGACTGGCGCCGGGGCACCGTGCGTTTCACTCCGGCGAGCGAGGGCGCCTACGTGCTCACCCTGGAGATCAAGGACAGTGGCTCTGCACAAAAGACGCTGGAGCAGAGCTTCACGATCCAGTCAGCGGCCTCGCGCTTTCTCTTTGTGGACCCGAATGGCACCGACGCTTCAGGGCGCGGCACCCTGGCAGCGCCCTACAAGACCGTGGCCTACGCGCTGACCAACTCCACGCCCAACCAGGCCATCGTGCTGCGCAAAGGGACTTACCTGCCTGGCAACATCAAGGTGTACGACAACAAGGCCAAGCAGTTTCTCGCCTACCCGGACGAGGTGGTGACGCTGAACTTCAACAAGACCACCAACATCAGCGTGGGCAGCGACATCGCCCCCGCGGTGCGCATCGAAGGTTTCGACATCACCGGCGTCACCCAGTGGGGCATCGTCAGCGACCCGAGCAAGGCCGGGCTGGTGATCCGGCATGTGCGTTTTCTCGATGGCGAAGCCACCAACAACGGCGAGAACCCTGCGTTCATCCATGGCTGGGGCGACTCCGGCCCGGCCTGGCGGCACAAGTTCCTCATTCAGGACAACGACTTTGGCCCCTATGTGGGCAACGGCTACGCCACCACGCTGTTCGATGCGGGCGAATCGCTGATCGAGAACAACCAGCTGAACCTGGGCAAGGTGTACGGAGGCTTTCACGACAAGGACAACTCGCAGTACAACACCTACCGCGAGAACTACATCACCTTCTCGGACGCCAACCGCACGGCGATGGGCATTCAGATTTCTGCGCAGGACAACTCGGCCAACGTGCACATTCACCACAACCTGATCGTCAATGCCGGGATCCACCTGGGCGTGCAGTGCTTTCAATCGACCTGCTCCATGCGCGACCATGACGTGCACCACAACACCATCGTCAAGCAGCACATTGGCCTGAATTGGGGGCCCTTCAACCCCAGCAGTGCGGGCACACGCATCAGCCACAACATCATCAGCAACGGCAGCTTGAGCCCCTACGAAGGCCTTTCCTGCCAGAGCCGCCCGGCGGGTCTGGCAAGCCAGCTTGCGGTGGCAGCCAACCTGCTGGAGAGCACCCACCCGCTGGCGTTCAAGGACAGCGAGTGCACAGGCAACGACATGACCTGGGCCGTGTGGCAAGGCACCTATGGCTTTGACACGGCCGCGTCGGGCAGCACGGTGGGCGCCACCAGTGTGCTCACAGGCAGCGGGCCTGGCATGGGTCTGCCCGCAGGAAACGCAATGCGCACGCGCCGGGGGCACCAGTACCCCTGA
- a CDS encoding M48 family metallopeptidase has translation MKQLSYIAMACALVLTGCATTDGGSAGGLSAVSSALGSTSAGGSGASKSENKVGAALDVFKAATVSDDELKSVALQYRAYGDRTEKLAPANNKYSQRLARLTAKHVNEDGMKLNFKVYLSKNVNANATADGSIRVYAGLMDMMNDQELLGVIGHEIGHVKHAHTMGAMRTAYMASAGRKAVAASGGAAAKLADSDLGELGEKLLNSQFSQSQETESDDYGLAFMQKHKYNVKAMEGAFRKLASLGGKQGGMDQMLSSHPDPGARADRMRDKAAGSK, from the coding sequence ATGAAACAACTGTCTTACATCGCCATGGCCTGCGCGCTGGTCTTGACGGGCTGCGCCACCACCGACGGGGGCTCTGCCGGTGGCCTGTCGGCCGTCTCGTCGGCCTTGGGCTCGACCAGCGCTGGTGGTTCGGGCGCCAGCAAGTCCGAGAACAAAGTGGGCGCAGCCCTGGATGTGTTCAAGGCCGCCACCGTGTCGGACGACGAACTCAAGTCCGTGGCCCTGCAGTACCGCGCCTATGGCGACCGCACTGAAAAGCTGGCCCCTGCCAACAACAAGTACTCCCAGCGCCTGGCCCGCCTGACGGCCAAGCACGTCAATGAAGACGGAATGAAGCTCAACTTCAAGGTGTACCTGAGCAAGAACGTGAACGCCAACGCCACGGCCGATGGCTCCATCCGCGTCTATGCAGGCCTGATGGACATGATGAATGACCAGGAATTGTTGGGCGTCATCGGCCACGAAATCGGCCACGTCAAGCATGCCCACACCATGGGCGCGATGCGCACCGCCTACATGGCATCGGCTGGCCGCAAGGCCGTGGCCGCCTCGGGTGGCGCAGCGGCCAAGCTGGCGGACTCGGACCTGGGCGAGCTGGGCGAAAAGCTGCTCAACAGCCAGTTCTCGCAAAGCCAGGAAACCGAGTCGGATGACTACGGCCTGGCTTTCATGCAAAAGCACAAGTACAACGTCAAGGCGATGGAGGGGGCCTTCCGCAAGCTGGCCTCTTTGGGCGGCAAGCAAGGTGGCATGGACCAGATGCTGTCCTCGCACCCCGATCCAGGCGCCCGTGCCGACCGCATGCGTGACAAGGCTGCAGGCAGCAAATAA